From Bacillus basilensis, a single genomic window includes:
- a CDS encoding aspartate aminotransferase family protein translates to MRDYLIKPLVGQPYPMISHGKGVYLYDQNGNKYFDGSSGAITAGIGHGVKEIADVIKKQAEEIAFVYRSQFTSEPAEKLAKKLSDLSVGDLNWSFFVNSGTEANETAMKIAIQHFQERGIQGKHKILSRWMSYHGITMGALSMSGHPLRRQRFVSILEDYPTIPAPYCFRCPVQKVYPTCQLACATELERSIERIGAEHIAAFIAEPIIGAAGGAVVPPKEYYKVIKDICSHYDILFIADEVMTGLGRTGAWFAMEHWGVEPDIMTLGKGLGAGYTPMAATVVSDRVLEPILRGSRSVMSGHTLSANPLSAATALAVIEYMEKHNLPEKTAEKGEYLIKGLQKVQQQSTIIADVRGKGLLIGVELQPFTKASELISVAAKNGLLLYQAVSGQAGKEDSALLVAPPMTTTYSELDELLSIFAKSVEEMMQKGGHSIA, encoded by the coding sequence ATGCGCGATTACTTAATTAAACCACTTGTTGGTCAGCCGTATCCAATGATTTCACATGGAAAAGGTGTGTATTTGTATGATCAAAACGGAAATAAATATTTTGATGGCTCGTCAGGGGCAATTACGGCAGGGATTGGGCATGGCGTAAAGGAGATTGCAGACGTTATCAAAAAACAAGCAGAGGAGATTGCTTTCGTTTATAGATCACAGTTTACGAGTGAACCAGCTGAAAAATTAGCGAAGAAATTAAGCGATTTAAGTGTAGGAGATTTGAACTGGAGCTTTTTTGTGAATAGTGGTACGGAAGCAAATGAAACAGCTATGAAAATTGCAATCCAGCATTTTCAAGAGCGAGGTATTCAAGGGAAGCATAAAATTTTGTCACGATGGATGAGTTATCACGGTATTACGATGGGAGCCTTATCAATGTCTGGGCATCCACTACGCAGACAACGTTTCGTGTCAATTTTAGAAGATTATCCAACTATTCCAGCTCCATATTGTTTTAGATGTCCGGTGCAAAAGGTATATCCGACTTGTCAGCTTGCTTGTGCGACTGAACTTGAAAGATCAATTGAAAGAATTGGAGCAGAACATATCGCAGCTTTTATTGCTGAACCGATTATCGGAGCAGCTGGAGGCGCAGTCGTTCCGCCGAAAGAATATTATAAAGTCATTAAAGATATTTGTAGTCATTATGATATTTTATTTATTGCTGATGAAGTAATGACTGGACTTGGTCGTACTGGCGCATGGTTTGCGATGGAGCATTGGGGTGTAGAACCGGATATTATGACCCTTGGTAAAGGTTTAGGAGCTGGGTATACACCAATGGCAGCGACGGTTGTAAGTGACCGTGTTCTGGAGCCAATTTTACGAGGGTCACGTTCTGTTATGAGTGGGCATACGCTAAGTGCAAATCCATTATCTGCAGCAACAGCGCTAGCTGTTATTGAATATATGGAGAAACATAATCTACCTGAAAAAACAGCTGAAAAGGGAGAGTATTTAATAAAAGGATTACAGAAAGTTCAGCAACAATCGACAATCATTGCGGATGTGCGCGGAAAAGGGTTGCTGATTGGAGTAGAATTGCAACCGTTTACAAAGGCGTCGGAACTTATTTCGGTTGCAGCTAAAAATGGTCTTCTCTTATACCAAGCCGTTTCAGGGCAAGCAGGAAAAGAAGATAGTGCACTGCTTGTGGCACCGCCAATGACAACTACATATTCCGAGTTAGATGAATTACTTTCAATTTTTGCAAAAAGTGTAGAAGAAATGATGCAAAAAGGAGGGCATAGTATCGCATGA
- a CDS encoding aldehyde dehydrogenase family protein, giving the protein MKKHLYINGDWKSVNTYKPLYAPYAEDTLAEIAQGTEEDVKEAVTAAKNAMKKMNTLSAYDRATILEKVAQKMDERREEFAEIIAKEAAKPIRAARGEVDRTVQTYKFAAEEAKRIYGETLPLDAAPGADGRIAYTIRKPIGVIGAITPFNFPLNLVAHKVGPAIAAGNTVVLKPADQTPLSSYALVELFEEAGLPKGALNIISGPGSTVGEAIVTNDDVASITFTGSPKVGIGIKAKAGLKRVTLELGSNAAVIIDEDVELTDEIIERVKWGAFVNNGQVCISVQRVFVHEKRMDEFLSKLTKAMETVVVGDPLLEETDVSALISKKDVERIEMWVQEAVKAGANVLYGGKKRDERIFEPTVLTNVPEHVSVQCQEVFGPLMTVNTFKEFDEAIEKVNHSRYGLQAGVFTNNLFKAMRAIDELEVGGVMINDIPTFRVDHMPYGGVKESGTGREGIKYAIEEMTEMKLVCIKK; this is encoded by the coding sequence ATGAAAAAGCATTTATATATAAATGGAGATTGGAAGTCTGTAAACACGTATAAACCATTATACGCACCATATGCTGAAGATACATTAGCGGAAATTGCACAAGGAACGGAAGAAGATGTAAAAGAGGCTGTTACTGCTGCAAAAAATGCAATGAAAAAAATGAATACATTATCTGCATATGATCGTGCGACTATTTTAGAGAAGGTTGCACAAAAAATGGATGAAAGAAGAGAAGAATTTGCAGAGATTATTGCAAAAGAGGCCGCAAAACCAATTCGTGCTGCGAGGGGAGAAGTAGATCGTACTGTTCAGACATACAAATTTGCAGCGGAAGAAGCGAAGCGTATATACGGCGAGACACTGCCACTTGATGCAGCACCTGGTGCAGATGGCCGTATTGCCTATACAATAAGAAAACCGATTGGGGTTATAGGGGCAATTACACCATTTAACTTTCCATTAAATTTAGTAGCACATAAAGTTGGACCTGCAATTGCTGCCGGAAATACAGTTGTATTAAAACCAGCTGATCAAACACCATTATCGTCTTATGCATTAGTTGAATTATTTGAAGAGGCTGGATTGCCAAAAGGAGCTTTAAATATTATTTCTGGTCCTGGTTCAACTGTAGGTGAGGCGATAGTTACAAATGATGATGTTGCTTCCATTACTTTTACGGGAAGTCCGAAAGTTGGAATTGGAATTAAGGCAAAGGCTGGGTTAAAGCGAGTTACGCTAGAACTAGGGTCAAATGCTGCTGTTATTATTGATGAAGATGTAGAATTAACGGATGAAATAATTGAACGTGTAAAATGGGGAGCATTTGTTAATAATGGACAAGTTTGTATTTCGGTACAACGTGTTTTTGTACATGAAAAGAGAATGGATGAATTTCTTTCAAAGCTAACGAAAGCGATGGAAACAGTTGTTGTTGGTGATCCACTGCTTGAAGAAACGGATGTATCGGCTTTAATTTCGAAAAAAGATGTAGAGCGAATTGAAATGTGGGTGCAAGAAGCAGTTAAAGCAGGAGCGAATGTTTTATATGGTGGTAAGAAACGTGATGAAAGGATTTTTGAACCAACTGTATTAACGAATGTTCCAGAGCATGTATCTGTTCAGTGCCAAGAAGTATTTGGTCCACTCATGACTGTAAATACATTTAAAGAATTTGATGAAGCAATAGAGAAAGTAAATCATTCGCGTTACGGTCTACAAGCAGGCGTATTCACAAATAATTTGTTCAAAGCAATGCGTGCGATTGATGAGCTAGAAGTTGGTGGTGTCATGATAAATGATATTCCAACGTTCAGGGTAGATCATATGCCTTACGGTGGTGTGAAAGAAAGTGGTACGGGGCGTGAAGGTATTAAATATGCAATAGAAGAAATGACAGAAATGAAATTAGTGTGTATTAAAAAATAA
- a CDS encoding BA2291 family sporulation histidine kinase, producing MEMEGMGVFPIDKDIKEVFCSHLKNNRHQFVENWKNKMIISDKDPFKLEAVQNGEDLLELIIELTMEEKDIDYLQPLCEKIAIERAGADANIGDFVYNANVGRNELFEAMCELDVSARELKPIMAQIHTCFDKLIYYTVLKYSEIISKNLEEKQQYINETHKERLTILGQMSASFVHEFRNPLTSIMGFVKLLKADHPSLSYLDIISHELDQLNFRISQFLLVSKKEMWTESERFWLNDLFQDIIQFLYPSLVNANVSIEKNLPYPISFVGYRSEVRQVVLNILMNSIDALESMKEERKIIIDVFEEDQVIRIVIKNNGPMIPAENVETIFEPFVTTKKLGTGIGLFVCKQIVEKHNGSIMCRSDNDWTEFQIVFQK from the coding sequence ATGGAAATGGAGGGAATGGGGGTTTTTCCAATCGATAAGGATATTAAAGAAGTATTTTGTTCGCACTTGAAAAACAACAGGCACCAATTCGTTGAGAACTGGAAAAACAAAATGATAATTTCCGATAAAGATCCATTTAAACTAGAAGCAGTTCAAAATGGAGAGGATTTATTAGAGTTAATTATCGAACTTACTATGGAAGAAAAAGATATAGATTATCTTCAGCCATTATGCGAGAAAATTGCTATTGAACGTGCAGGAGCAGATGCGAATATTGGTGATTTTGTTTATAATGCAAATGTGGGAAGAAATGAGCTTTTCGAAGCGATGTGTGAATTAGATGTTAGCGCACGTGAATTGAAACCAATTATGGCTCAAATACATACTTGTTTTGACAAATTAATTTATTATACTGTTTTAAAATACTCGGAAATTATATCAAAAAATTTAGAGGAAAAACAGCAATATATTAACGAAACACATAAAGAAAGGCTGACGATTTTAGGGCAAATGTCAGCTAGTTTTGTACATGAATTTCGTAATCCACTTACTTCCATAATGGGATTTGTCAAATTATTGAAGGCGGATCATCCTAGTTTATCGTATTTAGATATTATTTCGCATGAATTAGACCAATTAAATTTTCGTATTTCGCAATTTTTACTCGTATCGAAAAAAGAAATGTGGACTGAATCAGAACGATTTTGGCTTAATGATTTGTTTCAAGATATTATACAGTTCTTATATCCGAGTTTGGTCAATGCAAATGTTTCGATTGAAAAGAATTTGCCGTATCCAATTTCATTTGTTGGCTATCGGAGTGAAGTGAGACAAGTAGTTTTAAATATATTAATGAACTCAATTGACGCTCTTGAATCAATGAAAGAAGAACGAAAAATTATCATTGACGTATTTGAAGAGGATCAAGTGATTCGAATTGTGATAAAAAATAATGGGCCAATGATTCCAGCTGAAAATGTAGAAACGATTTTTGAACCATTTGTAACTACTAAAAAGTTAGGAACTGGTATTGGGTTATTTGTATGTAAACAAATTGTAGAAAAACATAATGGGTCCATCATGTGCCGTTCAGATAACGATTGGACAGAATTTCAAATTGTATTTCAAAAATAA
- a CDS encoding AAA family ATPase, with protein sequence MKLHKALQPSFIKRMYYMRFIGKFTKAEREKSGENFFVQCLSPIPFTLQEQLKNEPYVFEGLCSNKKNEKVFSELKKRKLEKQLVMFRLYYERGHIYVELICAEEPREMANDYKMIPVPKVSDYRKGESLERKLSNGYLSFLMPKYPKDFEPPELLWHEGRLYGNISLKSSSISSIAYFEQQRECKYIELNDWMKYVEIAVEDQLYFVSNHVYEQLKKRMTEEGKLVEVEEIKVHKDEWEWDERESVFLQYVKSFVRNKGIYLDETDIYNFHISVKTNMLTILGGIPGAGKSRFVQAYAEALGLKYGEELVWIPISPSYQEPHDLLGYLHPNGTFIKSETKLVRALMKAKENQNQLYIIVFDEMNMSHIEHWFTPFLSVLQLEKQNRILNLYEGVQEKENPIPPTIEIGENIIFVGTVNFDETTKELSDRLLDRTNVITLRKIPFCEMCMEQEKVVLQPPLKVTAGEFRINWVRNKSMIEVFSEEELELLDKLHGVLSSHDASKGISFRCANAIATYLQNIPFQNNHSYMISREEGFDLQIKQRVLTKIRGTEMMVGSLLSEEVKRGATLVPLLQSPLANRVSTFEHSLAYIREKRRELELYGYAK encoded by the coding sequence GTGAAATTACATAAAGCTCTTCAGCCAAGTTTTATAAAACGAATGTACTATATGAGGTTTATCGGAAAGTTTACAAAAGCAGAGAGAGAGAAGAGTGGAGAAAATTTCTTTGTACAATGCCTATCGCCAATACCATTCACGTTACAAGAGCAATTAAAAAATGAACCATACGTATTTGAAGGTTTATGTAGCAATAAAAAGAATGAAAAAGTCTTTTCGGAATTAAAGAAAAGAAAATTAGAAAAACAATTGGTTATGTTTCGTCTCTATTATGAAAGAGGACATATATACGTGGAGTTAATTTGTGCAGAAGAACCGCGAGAAATGGCAAACGACTATAAAATGATTCCAGTACCTAAAGTTTCCGATTACAGAAAGGGAGAGTCTTTAGAAAGAAAACTTAGTAATGGTTATTTGTCATTTCTAATGCCAAAATATCCGAAAGACTTTGAGCCTCCTGAATTATTGTGGCACGAGGGAAGGTTATATGGAAATATATCTTTAAAGTCATCATCAATTAGTTCAATCGCATATTTTGAACAGCAGCGGGAATGTAAGTATATAGAATTAAATGACTGGATGAAGTATGTAGAAATAGCGGTAGAAGATCAATTATATTTTGTAAGCAATCATGTGTATGAGCAATTAAAAAAACGAATGACTGAAGAAGGTAAGCTTGTAGAGGTAGAGGAAATAAAAGTGCATAAGGATGAATGGGAATGGGATGAGCGTGAATCCGTCTTTTTACAGTATGTAAAAAGTTTTGTGCGTAATAAAGGGATATATTTGGATGAAACGGATATTTATAATTTTCATATAAGCGTAAAAACAAATATGTTGACGATTCTTGGTGGTATACCAGGCGCTGGGAAATCCCGTTTTGTGCAAGCTTATGCAGAAGCACTCGGATTAAAGTATGGGGAAGAATTGGTTTGGATTCCGATTTCACCATCGTACCAAGAACCACATGATTTACTTGGTTACCTTCACCCAAATGGTACTTTTATTAAAAGTGAAACAAAATTAGTTAGGGCATTAATGAAAGCAAAAGAAAATCAAAATCAACTGTATATAATCGTTTTTGATGAAATGAATATGTCACATATTGAGCATTGGTTTACTCCGTTTCTATCTGTTCTTCAACTTGAAAAGCAAAACCGTATTTTAAATTTGTATGAAGGTGTACAAGAAAAAGAAAATCCAATTCCACCAACAATTGAAATTGGAGAAAATATTATATTTGTAGGTACTGTAAATTTTGATGAAACAACGAAAGAGCTCTCAGATCGATTATTAGATCGGACGAATGTAATAACTTTACGAAAGATTCCGTTTTGTGAGATGTGTATGGAACAAGAGAAAGTTGTATTACAACCACCTCTGAAAGTAACTGCAGGAGAATTTCGCATAAATTGGGTCAGGAATAAATCAATGATTGAAGTGTTTTCTGAAGAAGAGTTAGAGCTATTAGATAAGTTACATGGTGTATTGTCATCACACGATGCGTCAAAGGGAATTTCTTTTCGATGTGCAAACGCAATAGCTACTTACTTGCAAAATATACCGTTCCAAAATAATCATTCCTATATGATCAGTAGAGAAGAGGGATTTGATTTACAAATAAAGCAACGTGTATTGACGAAAATAAGAGGGACTGAAATGATGGTGGGTTCTTTACTTTCAGAAGAAGTAAAAAGGGGAGCGACATTAGTACCTCTCTTGCAATCTCCACTTGCAAACAGAGTATCTACATTTGAACACTCTTTAGCATATATAAGAGAAAAGCGTAGAGAACTGGAGTTGTATGGCTATGCAAAATGA
- a CDS encoding YueI family protein, protein MVNKNVEDYLQEGIYGQKQNKPEERNMYLTTLRERVEIALTIGQVMQSNVYSEVASSMRSSQSLQIFLNGGIAYPHLSKYIKLANEKNIPFTIVQNKGTETPIGLVLSHSTAVDKEQIYVEDAIFKQEMK, encoded by the coding sequence ATGGTAAATAAAAATGTGGAAGATTATCTCCAAGAAGGCATTTACGGCCAAAAGCAGAACAAACCAGAAGAACGTAATATGTATTTAACTACATTACGTGAGCGTGTGGAAATCGCTTTAACTATCGGTCAAGTAATGCAAAGTAATGTATATTCTGAAGTAGCTAGTAGCATGCGCTCTTCTCAATCATTACAAATATTCCTAAATGGTGGCATTGCTTACCCACATTTATCAAAATACATCAAATTAGCAAATGAAAAAAATATTCCTTTTACAATTGTTCAAAATAAAGGTACAGAAACACCAATCGGTTTAGTATTATCTCATAGCACTGCTGTAGATAAAGAACAAATTTATGTAGAAGATGCTATTTTCAAACAAGAAATGAAGTAA
- the racA gene encoding chromosome-anchoring protein RacA: MEYKTPFIAKKLGVSPKAVVRIAQQLNLTIEKNKYGHFIFTQDDLDQMLEYHLSQIEHPQSSQPAQKTSSNDVEELKTQVNTIVQNISSHDFEQLTAQLNTITRRLDRMEEQMQDKANDVVTYQLLQHRREMEEMLERIQKLEVSLKKEEPIYITPDTKPTYEREKKPKRRKMIFSIFGL; this comes from the coding sequence TTGGAATATAAAACACCATTTATCGCAAAAAAATTAGGTGTTAGCCCAAAAGCTGTTGTCCGGATTGCACAACAATTAAATCTTACGATAGAAAAAAATAAATATGGTCACTTTATTTTTACACAAGATGATTTAGATCAAATGTTAGAATACCATCTTTCACAAATAGAGCATCCCCAAAGCTCTCAACCTGCTCAAAAAACATCATCAAATGATGTTGAAGAATTAAAAACTCAAGTAAACACAATTGTTCAAAACATATCATCGCATGATTTTGAGCAATTAACCGCTCAATTAAACACTATTACAAGAAGGCTAGATCGAATGGAAGAACAAATGCAAGATAAAGCAAATGATGTTGTTACGTACCAACTTTTACAACATCGCCGTGAAATGGAGGAAATGTTAGAGCGAATTCAAAAGCTAGAAGTTTCCCTTAAGAAAGAAGAACCAATATATATTACTCCTGATACAAAACCAACATATGAACGAGAAAAAAAACCGAAGCGCCGTAAAATGATTTTTAGTATATTTGGATTATAA
- a CDS encoding hemolysin family protein, with amino-acid sequence MDIYSISIVIVLIALTAFFVAAEFAIVKVRSSRIDYLIAEGNNRATPVKTVITNLDEYLSACQLGITVTALGIGWFGKPALKQMFDTLFVNLNISTQLADIFAVILVFLLITFLHVVIGELAPKTFAIQKAEQVSLFVAKPLIFFYRMAFPFIWLLNGSARIITKFLGLKPPKGHDEVHSEEELRLLVSESYKNGEINQSEYKYVNKIFEFDDRIAKEIMVPRTEMHIISKEMPAEEALQKMSREKYTRYPVVDGDKDHVIGFVNFKDIFTDFVQHKAVSNKKVEQYIRPIILVIDSIPIHDLFLKMQKERTHIAILIDEYGGTSGLVTVEDILEEIVGDIQDEFDTDEQPEIQQVSETKTILEGKVLVSEVNTLLGLTIDDNGVDTIGGWILTKNIEIAEEDFIEIENYKFCVKELDGHYIKRLEVTKTVESIVMLEDEKQISLQEQISS; translated from the coding sequence TTGGACATATATAGTATAAGTATAGTGATTGTTTTAATTGCCTTAACGGCATTTTTCGTTGCAGCAGAATTTGCAATTGTTAAAGTGCGAAGTTCACGAATTGACTATTTAATTGCAGAAGGAAATAATCGCGCAACACCTGTCAAAACAGTCATTACAAACTTAGACGAATATTTATCAGCTTGTCAGCTAGGAATAACAGTTACAGCTCTGGGGATTGGGTGGTTTGGTAAACCTGCATTAAAGCAAATGTTTGACACTCTTTTTGTTAATTTGAACATTTCTACTCAACTAGCAGACATTTTTGCTGTAATTTTAGTGTTTTTGCTTATTACATTTTTACATGTTGTAATAGGGGAATTGGCCCCAAAAACATTTGCGATTCAAAAAGCTGAACAAGTGAGTTTATTTGTTGCTAAACCGTTAATTTTCTTTTATCGTATGGCGTTTCCGTTTATTTGGCTATTAAATGGATCAGCCCGAATTATTACGAAGTTCCTAGGGTTGAAACCGCCGAAAGGGCACGATGAGGTTCATTCAGAAGAAGAATTACGGTTATTAGTTTCAGAAAGTTACAAAAATGGCGAGATTAATCAGTCTGAATATAAATATGTAAATAAAATCTTTGAATTTGATGATCGTATAGCAAAAGAAATAATGGTACCCCGAACTGAGATGCATATTATAAGTAAAGAAATGCCTGCTGAAGAAGCTTTGCAAAAAATGTCTCGGGAAAAATATACGAGATATCCAGTTGTTGATGGTGATAAAGATCACGTAATAGGTTTTGTAAACTTTAAAGATATTTTCACAGATTTTGTGCAGCATAAGGCGGTTAGTAATAAGAAAGTAGAGCAATATATTAGGCCAATCATTTTAGTTATCGACTCTATCCCAATACACGACTTATTTTTAAAAATGCAAAAAGAAAGAACACATATTGCTATATTGATAGATGAATATGGTGGTACGTCTGGACTTGTTACTGTTGAAGATATTTTAGAAGAAATAGTTGGAGATATTCAAGACGAATTTGATACAGATGAACAGCCAGAAATTCAACAAGTAAGTGAAACGAAAACAATACTAGAGGGAAAAGTGCTTGTTAGTGAAGTAAATACGTTATTAGGTTTAACGATTGATGATAATGGTGTTGATACAATAGGTGGTTGGATTTTAACGAAGAATATAGAAATTGCTGAAGAGGATTTCATTGAAATTGAAAATTATAAGTTTTGTGTGAAAGAATTAGATGGACACTATATTAAGAGATTAGAAGTTACAAAAACTGTAGAATCAATTGTTATGTTAGAAGATGAAAAACAAATTTCATTACAAGAACAAATTAGTTCATAG
- the arcD gene encoding arginine-ornithine antiporter, which produces MTDGVVQIEKKLGFFPLIALVVGTMVGGGVFSLPHDLAVGANSGSIIIGWCITAMGMIPLALVYQTLARQKPELEGGIYSYARAGFGEYIGFNSAWGYWLAGILGNVATIMLLFSTLGYFFPIFKGGNNVASIVGASLLLWTLHFLILFGIREASIMNVIATIGKLVPIVLFIVVMVTAFRWDTFTHDFWGEGTISVSSILGQVKNTMLVTLWVFIGVEGAVVLSGRAKNSRDVGKATVLGLILVMSIYILISVLSMGAMTRGELAVLETPSMGHVLEHVVGTWGAVAINIGLVASLVGTLIGWFLLVSEISHVAGKDGVFPKVFTKTNKKQTPHMALWISNGVAQIIFIIVLFSESTYQIMYFIASTSILVPYLLSALFQFKLVITNELKDAKVKNGLLALAASIYSVWLIYAAGLKNLLLVSIVYGIGIIVYMYARKEKGNRCFTGIERYVMWAIVVAAVTSLYMLLTGNIKM; this is translated from the coding sequence ATGACAGATGGGGTGGTACAAATAGAAAAGAAGTTAGGGTTTTTTCCATTAATTGCATTAGTAGTCGGAACAATGGTTGGTGGCGGTGTTTTTAGTTTACCGCATGATTTAGCAGTAGGAGCGAATAGTGGATCTATAATAATTGGCTGGTGTATTACAGCGATGGGAATGATTCCACTTGCGCTCGTATATCAAACGTTAGCAAGACAAAAACCGGAGCTTGAGGGCGGAATTTATAGTTATGCACGTGCTGGTTTCGGTGAATATATTGGATTTAACAGTGCTTGGGGATACTGGCTAGCAGGAATTTTAGGAAACGTTGCAACAATCATGTTACTGTTTAGTACATTAGGTTATTTCTTCCCCATTTTTAAAGGCGGAAATAATGTTGCGTCTATCGTTGGAGCATCGCTTTTATTATGGACACTTCATTTTCTAATTTTATTTGGAATTCGTGAAGCATCAATTATGAATGTGATCGCAACAATAGGAAAATTGGTTCCAATCGTATTATTCATTGTTGTCATGGTAACAGCGTTTCGATGGGATACATTTACACATGATTTTTGGGGAGAAGGAACTATTTCAGTTTCCTCTATACTTGGTCAAGTGAAAAATACAATGCTTGTAACTCTTTGGGTTTTCATTGGGGTTGAAGGAGCGGTAGTATTATCTGGAAGAGCAAAAAATAGTCGAGATGTAGGTAAAGCGACAGTATTAGGGCTTATTTTAGTAATGTCTATTTATATTTTAATTTCTGTCCTATCAATGGGAGCGATGACAAGGGGAGAGCTTGCTGTTTTAGAAACGCCGTCAATGGGACATGTATTAGAACATGTTGTTGGGACATGGGGCGCAGTTGCGATTAATATCGGATTAGTTGCTTCACTTGTAGGTACATTAATAGGTTGGTTTTTACTTGTTTCTGAAATTTCCCACGTAGCAGGAAAAGATGGCGTGTTTCCGAAAGTCTTTACGAAAACAAATAAAAAACAAACGCCGCATATGGCATTATGGATCTCAAATGGTGTTGCCCAAATTATCTTTATAATTGTTCTGTTTTCAGAATCAACATATCAAATTATGTATTTCATAGCATCAACATCAATTTTAGTACCATATTTATTATCGGCGTTATTCCAATTTAAATTGGTAATTACAAATGAACTAAAAGATGCAAAAGTAAAAAACGGTTTGCTAGCTTTAGCTGCTTCCATTTACTCTGTATGGCTTATTTATGCAGCTGGTTTAAAGAATTTATTACTCGTTTCAATCGTATATGGAATCGGGATTATTGTTTATATGTATGCAAGAAAAGAAAAAGGGAATCGTTGTTTTACTGGCATAGAGAGATATGTAATGTGGGCAATTGTAGTTGCAGCTGTCACATCTCTTTATATGTTATTGACTGGAAATATAAAAATGTAA
- a CDS encoding DUF4397 domain-containing protein, whose amino-acid sequence MSQSELEKYGQEAARYEQLARYYQFHNPKKYVELYMKYYDALTKLVQAYEKRDSQEATLPSHIRFFHSASNTPAVDILVNGQKVIKNISFKQFSPYLTLGQGKYRIDIVPVGNETPIFSALVPIMGNHTYTFAAINSDNHLQLQPMLDNTHLPAGQAKIRFAHFSPDTPVVNIDLKGGDHLFENVLFKQITDFLEVSPGTADIEVSLADNPSVLLTIPNFKVEPNIIYTISILGYSTKDPKLEAVILTN is encoded by the coding sequence ATGTCTCAATCTGAACTCGAAAAATATGGACAAGAAGCTGCACGTTACGAACAACTCGCTCGTTACTATCAATTTCATAATCCGAAAAAATATGTAGAGTTATATATGAAATATTATGATGCACTTACGAAACTTGTACAGGCATATGAAAAAAGAGATTCACAAGAAGCTACTTTACCGTCACACATAAGGTTTTTTCACTCTGCTTCAAATACACCTGCAGTTGACATTTTAGTAAACGGGCAAAAGGTTATTAAAAATATTTCGTTTAAACAATTTAGTCCCTATTTAACATTAGGGCAAGGTAAATACCGTATAGATATTGTTCCTGTCGGAAACGAAACTCCCATTTTTTCAGCTTTAGTACCGATAATGGGAAATCACACTTATACTTTTGCCGCAATAAATAGTGATAATCATCTACAATTACAACCTATGCTTGATAATACACATTTACCAGCTGGCCAAGCAAAAATACGCTTTGCACATTTTTCTCCAGATACCCCTGTTGTAAATATAGATTTAAAAGGTGGAGATCATTTATTTGAAAATGTACTATTTAAACAAATAACAGATTTTTTAGAAGTTAGCCCTGGTACAGCAGATATTGAAGTTTCACTCGCAGATAATCCAAGCGTCTTACTAACTATACCGAATTTCAAAGTCGAACCGAACATCATTTATACAATTTCAATTTTAGGTTATTCAACGAAAGATCCTAAATTAGAAGCCGTTATACTTACGAATTAA